One window from the genome of Sulfodiicoccus acidiphilus encodes:
- a CDS encoding glycosyltransferase family 2 protein — MDSEPYISVLVTAHYRKKYLLEAVRSALDQTLPRNKYEVIVVKNFSDDTIDGKLKEWGVTSVLSSKEGVGGKLYDGLRLSVGNVVAPLEDDDRFVFTRLQRVHEQFSLGVDYFHNGRINVNEEGKEIGREGHDLLIKTSEMNERKIRKIIVNGMWYNASSIALKRTIIDQELLRKVSITPDVFLLHQALCRGEVIVDSPELLTIYRIHSNNTRLANSVKETLIKFSDATQKNMSDELLMVENGNQTSRFFAKYFLIREKLIFNSLPRTYLSSVPPQLTFSDLLLWLSYLFWRFRAPNYWALLILPLLPERIKITIWRKKIEMELKRALTI, encoded by the coding sequence TTGGACTCAGAGCCATACATCTCGGTCCTCGTTACCGCCCACTATAGGAAGAAGTACCTCCTCGAAGCGGTGAGGTCTGCGCTAGATCAGACCCTCCCCAGGAACAAATACGAGGTGATCGTGGTCAAGAACTTCTCCGACGATACCATAGATGGAAAACTAAAGGAGTGGGGAGTTACGTCTGTGTTGTCGAGTAAGGAGGGCGTAGGGGGTAAGCTCTACGACGGCCTCAGGCTCTCCGTCGGTAACGTCGTTGCTCCCCTCGAGGACGACGACAGGTTCGTGTTTACTAGACTGCAAAGAGTCCACGAACAGTTCTCCTTAGGAGTTGACTACTTCCACAATGGGAGGATAAACGTTAACGAGGAGGGGAAGGAGATAGGTAGAGAAGGACATGATCTCCTCATTAAGACGAGTGAAATGAACGAGAGAAAAATACGGAAAATTATAGTGAATGGAATGTGGTACAACGCCTCCTCCATTGCATTGAAAAGGACGATTATCGACCAGGAACTCCTGAGGAAGGTGTCAATCACGCCTGACGTGTTCCTCCTCCATCAGGCGCTCTGTCGAGGGGAAGTAATTGTGGACTCGCCTGAGCTGTTGACCATCTACAGAATACACTCAAATAACACTAGGTTAGCGAACTCTGTTAAGGAAACACTGATCAAATTTAGTGATGCCACACAGAAAAATATGAGTGACGAGTTGTTAATGGTGGAGAACGGAAATCAGACAAGTAGATTCTTTGCAAAGTACTTTTTAATTAGAGAAAAACTTATCTTTAACTCTCTTCCTCGGACCTACCTTTCTTCCGTTCCCCCTCAACTCACCTTTTCTGACCTTCTGTTATGGCTGAGTTACCTGTTTTGGAGATTTAGAGCTCCGAACTATTGGGCCCTACTTATACTACCCCTTTTACCCGAAAGAATTAAGATCACTATTTGGAGGAAGAAAATTGAAATGGAGCTGAAACGAGCTCTCACAATCTAG
- a CDS encoding sugar phosphate nucleotidyltransferase: MQAVITAAGLGTRMLPASKEIPKEMLPIPVDGQLKPVIQVIFEQLHDAGVRDFLIVVGRGKRVIEDYFTPDGNFLDYLESRGKLRQAANLRDFYSRVESSNVAFVNQPQPRGFGDAVLRAEPYVEDRFLVVGADTVVGELPLERMSVNSFLVTRVEDPRPYGVVVVREETVVELEEKPVNPKSNVVVVPYYEFDREVFRALRRVEPEDELQLTDAIRLLLREGVQFRAVEVGKVYDLGNMEGYLDYLRKSLK, from the coding sequence ATGCAGGCGGTGATAACTGCGGCCGGGCTGGGCACAAGGATGCTCCCCGCATCGAAGGAGATACCCAAGGAGATGCTCCCCATTCCCGTAGACGGTCAGCTCAAACCCGTGATCCAAGTGATCTTCGAGCAACTCCACGACGCCGGAGTGAGGGACTTCCTGATAGTCGTGGGGAGGGGGAAGAGGGTGATAGAGGACTACTTCACGCCCGACGGGAACTTCTTGGACTACTTAGAGTCCAGGGGGAAGTTGAGGCAGGCTGCAAACCTGAGGGACTTCTACAGTAGGGTAGAGTCGTCTAACGTGGCCTTCGTGAACCAGCCCCAGCCGAGGGGGTTCGGTGACGCCGTGTTGAGGGCCGAGCCCTACGTTGAGGACCGGTTCCTCGTAGTCGGAGCAGACACGGTGGTGGGTGAGCTCCCCCTGGAGAGGATGTCAGTCAACTCCTTCCTGGTGACCAGGGTCGAGGACCCAAGGCCCTACGGTGTAGTCGTCGTGAGGGAGGAAACGGTGGTGGAACTGGAGGAGAAGCCCGTCAATCCCAAGTCCAACGTCGTCGTGGTACCGTATTACGAGTTCGACAGGGAAGTCTTCAGGGCCCTCAGGAGGGTGGAGCCCGAGGACGAGCTCCAACTCACCGACGCCATAAGGCTCCTCCTCAGGGAGGGGGTGCAGTTCAGGGCGGTGGAAGTGGGGAAGGTGTACGACCTGGGGAACATGGAAGGCTACCTGGATTACCTCAGGAAGAGCCTTAAGTGA
- a CDS encoding UDP-glucose dehydrogenase family protein, with protein sequence MRIGVVGLGYVGLVTAAVLADRGHDVVGVDVDGRKVEALKVGRVPIFEPGLDDLLSENEERLHFSTDYSSLRDAELAFVAVSTPTVDGKIKLDYVLSAARSLSTVLGRDAVVAIKSTVVPGTARRVRSVADREVVSNPEFLKEGSAIHDTLRPDRVVIGSFSASAGDLVESLWSFTGAPVLRLTPEEAELVKYASNSFLALKVSFINEIADVCERLPGCDVNRVARAIGLDRRISPHFLNAGLGWGGSCFPKDTRAFLAFAAQLGEEPKTVRAAVEGNEERPRRAVRTLERLAGPLRGRKVCVLGLAFKPNTDDTRESVAMKVVELLLREGARVVAYDPKARIDLSTSSKEECVREAEAVVIATEWDEFRGIEGLLKGKYVLDGRRVLDPALMDPRFFRAVGLGVE encoded by the coding sequence GTGAGGATAGGCGTGGTGGGCCTGGGGTACGTAGGCCTCGTCACTGCCGCGGTGCTGGCCGACAGGGGACACGACGTAGTGGGGGTGGACGTCGACGGGAGGAAGGTGGAGGCCCTGAAGGTGGGGAGGGTACCGATCTTCGAGCCGGGGTTGGACGACCTCCTCTCCGAGAACGAGGAGAGGCTCCACTTCTCCACGGACTACTCCTCTTTGAGGGACGCGGAGCTGGCGTTCGTAGCGGTGTCCACACCGACCGTGGACGGCAAGATCAAACTGGACTACGTCCTTTCCGCCGCTAGGTCCCTCTCCACCGTGCTCGGGAGGGACGCCGTAGTGGCGATCAAGAGCACGGTCGTCCCCGGAACGGCCAGGAGGGTGAGGTCGGTCGCGGACAGGGAGGTGGTGTCCAACCCGGAGTTCCTGAAGGAGGGGAGCGCCATCCACGACACATTACGACCGGACAGGGTGGTGATAGGGAGCTTCAGCGCGTCGGCGGGTGACCTGGTCGAGTCCCTCTGGTCCTTCACCGGCGCACCGGTGCTCAGGCTCACTCCGGAGGAGGCTGAGCTCGTTAAGTACGCCTCCAACAGCTTCCTCGCCCTCAAGGTGTCCTTCATCAACGAGATAGCCGACGTCTGCGAGAGGCTCCCCGGGTGCGACGTCAACCGAGTGGCCAGGGCAATTGGCCTTGACAGGAGGATCTCCCCCCACTTCCTGAACGCCGGCCTAGGGTGGGGAGGCTCCTGTTTCCCAAAGGACACCAGGGCCTTCCTGGCTTTCGCCGCCCAGCTCGGGGAGGAGCCCAAGACGGTCAGGGCCGCGGTAGAGGGAAACGAGGAGAGGCCTCGGAGGGCGGTGAGGACGCTCGAACGCCTAGCGGGGCCGCTCAGGGGAAGGAAGGTGTGCGTCCTGGGGCTGGCCTTCAAGCCTAACACAGACGACACGAGGGAGAGCGTTGCGATGAAGGTTGTCGAGCTGTTGCTGAGGGAGGGAGCTCGCGTGGTGGCCTACGACCCCAAGGCCAGGATCGACCTGTCCACCTCCTCCAAGGAGGAGTGCGTACGCGAAGCGGAGGCGGTGGTTATAGCTACGGAGTGGGACGAGTTCAGGGGGATAGAGGGGCTCCTGAAGGGGAAGTACGTCCTCGACGGCAGGAGGGTGCTCGACCCTGCACTCATGGACCCCAGGTTCTTCAGGGCAGTGGGCCTGGGTGTGGAGTGA
- a CDS encoding glycosyltransferase family 4 protein has translation MDLLVLNHRDPLHPAAGGAEAILFEVLRRLARWGVEVTWMSERFPGSSEEEFVDEVRVKRKGGAGTLHIYAPAEAKKHEVVLDSVAHAAPFFSYLVNPRSAAVMYHVHQDVLRLELDPLRAALLRRLERFVRGYHTIVSISETTKRDLVKRLGVAEGTVRVILSGIDHQTYKPGERSEEPLILWIGRLKKYKNPLDAVAIYRHLSPHVRSNVRLVMAGDGDQEGEVREAVEEVGGTYVGRVQGRRKVELYQRAWVVLSTSFVEGWGMTVVEANACGTPVVAYAVGSLPEVVKEGVNGFTVPYRDVQGAAKVVEEILTNEEERLKLWSTSYLESLNYDWERTARGYLEVLRDV, from the coding sequence ATGGACCTGTTGGTGCTTAACCACAGGGACCCTCTCCACCCAGCTGCGGGGGGAGCCGAAGCGATCCTCTTCGAGGTTCTTAGACGACTCGCTAGGTGGGGGGTCGAGGTGACGTGGATGAGCGAGCGTTTCCCTGGCTCGTCCGAGGAGGAGTTCGTGGACGAAGTTAGGGTAAAGAGGAAGGGCGGAGCCGGAACCCTCCACATCTACGCTCCAGCCGAGGCTAAGAAGCACGAGGTCGTCCTCGACAGTGTAGCACACGCCGCCCCATTCTTCTCATACCTCGTGAACCCGCGTTCTGCGGCCGTAATGTATCACGTTCATCAGGACGTCTTGAGGTTGGAGCTAGATCCCCTCAGAGCTGCACTCCTCCGCAGGTTGGAGCGCTTCGTCAGGGGTTACCACACGATCGTCTCGATATCTGAAACTACTAAGAGGGACTTAGTTAAACGGCTGGGTGTGGCCGAGGGAACGGTCAGGGTGATCCTCAGTGGGATAGACCACCAGACCTACAAGCCTGGGGAGAGGAGCGAGGAGCCCCTGATCCTCTGGATAGGGAGGCTGAAGAAGTACAAGAATCCCCTAGACGCGGTGGCGATCTATCGCCACCTCTCCCCTCACGTCCGCTCAAACGTCAGGTTGGTTATGGCAGGGGACGGCGATCAGGAGGGGGAGGTAAGAGAGGCGGTAGAGGAGGTGGGAGGGACCTACGTGGGGAGAGTCCAAGGAAGGAGGAAGGTCGAACTCTACCAGCGGGCGTGGGTCGTCTTATCCACCTCCTTCGTAGAGGGATGGGGGATGACCGTAGTGGAGGCCAACGCCTGTGGTACGCCAGTAGTGGCGTACGCAGTTGGCTCCCTACCTGAGGTCGTGAAGGAGGGAGTGAACGGTTTCACGGTTCCCTACAGGGACGTTCAGGGTGCGGCGAAAGTCGTGGAGGAGATCCTCACGAACGAGGAAGAACGACTGAAGCTCTGGAGCACCAGCTACCTGGAGTCGCTGAACTACGACTGGGAGAGAACTGCGAGGGGATACTTAGAGGTTCTAAGGGATGTCTAA
- a CDS encoding NAD-dependent epimerase/dehydratase family protein: protein MKAVVTGGAGFIGSRVAESLARDGFEVVVFDNFGRGSLLGKSLGDPLYNWRRIEHLPSVRLFKGDVRDRSAVLEATKGADVIVHTAAQVAVTTSLTDPVTDFEVNARGTLNVLEAARLNDSSFVLSSTNKVYGERVNAIPVREEPTRYEFADSRFRNGVPEDFGVDLTGHTPYGTSKLLADLYAQDYHHTYGLKTGVFRMSCVYGDHQFGVEDQGWVAWFTIATLTDRPITIYGDGKQVRDVLFVDDMVRAYRLFLSSGLKHGVYNLGGGPENTLSLLELLSLLRELTGKSPRVGFSDWRRADQKVYVSDVSKAERELGWRPEIGVREGVSRLVKWAQDYLASVKV from the coding sequence ATGAAGGCAGTAGTAACGGGCGGAGCCGGGTTCATTGGTTCTAGGGTGGCCGAGTCCCTCGCTAGGGACGGCTTCGAGGTTGTCGTCTTCGACAACTTCGGCAGGGGGTCCCTCCTGGGGAAGTCTTTGGGGGATCCGTTGTACAACTGGAGGAGGATAGAGCACCTCCCCTCCGTTCGCCTGTTTAAGGGAGACGTCAGGGACAGGTCTGCAGTGTTGGAGGCAACCAAGGGGGCTGACGTAATAGTCCACACCGCCGCACAGGTCGCAGTAACCACTTCCCTGACCGATCCCGTCACCGACTTCGAGGTCAACGCCAGGGGTACACTGAACGTATTGGAGGCGGCTAGGCTCAACGACTCCTCCTTCGTCCTCTCCTCGACCAACAAGGTGTACGGCGAGAGGGTGAACGCCATACCGGTGAGGGAGGAGCCCACGAGGTACGAGTTCGCCGACTCCCGCTTCAGGAACGGCGTTCCGGAGGACTTCGGAGTCGACCTCACCGGCCACACTCCCTACGGAACGTCGAAACTCCTCGCCGACCTCTACGCTCAGGACTACCACCACACTTACGGCCTGAAGACCGGCGTTTTCAGGATGAGCTGCGTTTACGGAGACCACCAGTTCGGGGTGGAGGACCAGGGCTGGGTCGCCTGGTTCACCATCGCTACGCTCACCGACAGGCCGATCACCATTTACGGGGACGGGAAGCAGGTGAGGGACGTACTGTTCGTGGACGACATGGTCAGGGCCTACAGGCTCTTCCTTTCCTCCGGCCTGAAGCACGGCGTCTACAACCTGGGGGGAGGCCCGGAGAACACCCTCTCCCTCCTGGAGCTCCTCTCCCTCCTGAGGGAGCTCACCGGTAAGTCCCCCAGGGTCGGCTTCTCCGACTGGAGGAGGGCCGACCAGAAGGTCTACGTCTCAGACGTCTCCAAGGCGGAGAGGGAGCTGGGGTGGAGGCCCGAAATCGGCGTGAGGGAGGGAGTGAGCAGGCTAGTCAAGTGGGCCCAGGACTACCTCGCCTCGGTGAAGGTGTGA
- a CDS encoding HAD-IIIA family hydrolase has protein sequence MTHPPRGNSGCPGRRGWCSWTGTLCHDFHYAWREAQCVLTHRAREAVEVLKGKGLFVAVASNQSGVGRGYFTWEDLLNFTGRMLELIDWEVDVVVYCPCLGCGCRKPSPLMLEMVKSATGAKDCFMVGDQEADRLAGEAAGCRTVTVGMDERDLYQAALQVLEELRSAR, from the coding sequence TTGACGCATCCACCTCGAGGGAACTCAGGTTGCCCAGGGCGGAGAGGGTGGTGTTCCTGGACAGGGACGCTCTGTCACGACTTCCACTACGCCTGGAGGGAGGCCCAATGCGTCCTGACCCACAGGGCGAGGGAGGCGGTGGAGGTGCTGAAGGGGAAGGGGCTCTTCGTGGCGGTGGCGTCGAACCAGTCGGGAGTAGGGAGGGGGTACTTCACCTGGGAAGACCTGCTGAACTTCACGGGGAGGATGCTCGAGCTAATTGACTGGGAGGTCGACGTTGTCGTTTACTGTCCCTGTTTGGGGTGCGGGTGCAGGAAGCCCTCTCCCCTGATGTTGGAGATGGTGAAGTCAGCCACCGGAGCCAAGGACTGCTTCATGGTGGGGGACCAGGAGGCCGACAGGCTCGCCGGGGAGGCCGCCGGCTGCAGGACGGTGACGGTGGGGATGGACGAGAGGGACCTGTACCAGGCGGCCCTGCAGGTGTTGGAGGAACTGAGGTCAGCACGCTGA
- a CDS encoding glycosyltransferase family 4 protein, producing the protein MLIVNHRDPSHPRAGGAEDGLLETATRLVRMGVEVHWLSEDFGGKREEELRGIHVVRRGNSLTLHLHSLLLARHYDVVLDSVAHAVPFLSNLTNPRTVAKVHHVHQEVLAYELPPYKAWPVRTAEKFCRLYSRVVVPSNATKEDAEKLLGVREEAITVIPDGIDHSKFTPGEKGEPLVVWLHRLKRYKNPLDAIKAYRRAREMGLRARLVVAGGGDLEREVREEVGRTEGATYLGRVSDEEKRVLLRRAWLFLSTSFVEGWGLSVLEANASGTPALVYSVGSLKELVKDGVNGVKVSYGDVEGLARAMIHLFEDEVNLRRMWATSKEESLKYDWDITAERYYNYLKGLA; encoded by the coding sequence ATGCTTATCGTGAACCACAGGGACCCCTCCCACCCGAGGGCGGGGGGAGCGGAGGACGGACTTCTGGAGACGGCCACGAGGTTAGTCAGGATGGGAGTGGAGGTGCACTGGCTCAGCGAGGACTTCGGTGGGAAGAGGGAGGAGGAACTGAGGGGGATCCACGTCGTCAGGAGGGGGAACTCCCTCACCTTACACCTCCACTCGCTCCTCCTTGCCAGGCACTACGACGTGGTGCTGGACAGCGTTGCGCACGCGGTGCCTTTCCTGTCCAACCTCACCAACCCTCGCACCGTGGCCAAGGTGCACCACGTCCACCAGGAAGTGCTCGCTTACGAACTCCCCCCTTACAAGGCGTGGCCGGTGAGGACGGCGGAGAAGTTCTGCAGGTTATACAGCAGGGTGGTGGTGCCATCCAACGCCACCAAGGAGGACGCGGAGAAGCTGCTGGGAGTGAGGGAGGAGGCGATCACCGTGATCCCAGACGGAATAGACCACAGCAAGTTCACCCCAGGGGAGAAGGGGGAGCCCCTCGTCGTCTGGCTCCACAGGTTGAAGAGGTACAAGAACCCCCTGGACGCCATAAAGGCCTACAGGAGGGCCAGGGAGATGGGTCTGAGGGCTCGCCTCGTGGTGGCGGGAGGGGGAGACCTGGAACGGGAGGTGAGGGAGGAGGTGGGCAGGACCGAAGGCGCCACCTACCTCGGCAGGGTGAGCGACGAGGAGAAGAGGGTGCTCCTGAGGAGGGCCTGGCTCTTCCTCTCCACCTCGTTCGTGGAGGGGTGGGGTCTCTCGGTGCTGGAGGCGAACGCCTCTGGCACCCCTGCGCTAGTCTACTCCGTGGGCTCCCTTAAGGAGCTCGTGAAAGACGGGGTGAACGGGGTGAAAGTGAGCTACGGCGACGTGGAGGGCCTAGCTAGGGCCATGATCCACCTGTTCGAGGACGAGGTGAACCTGAGGAGGATGTGGGCCACGTCCAAGGAGGAGTCACTGAAGTACGACTGGGACATCACTGCGGAAAGGTACTACAACTACCTGAAGGGCTTGGCCTGA